A single Corticium candelabrum chromosome 12, ooCorCand1.1, whole genome shotgun sequence DNA region contains:
- the LOC134187881 gene encoding transmembrane emp24 domain-containing protein 7-like → MLLPVHVGTSVACVCGNIGSVRPCATKLLLHCSNEFSTFAHKTVYFDFYTDEDDDVFIPEEGAHHEALTQLESSVVSIHDTLKVVSDYQTHYRLRESHSRNLIEHVWERVQLWSIGETVIIVVVSVGQVIILRRFFPDRRTGI, encoded by the exons ATGCTTTTACCAGTACATGTAGGTAcatcagtagcttgtgttTGTGGCAATATAGGGAGTGTAAGGCCTTGTGCTACTAAATTGCTTTTGCATTGCAGCAATGAATTCTCAACTTTTGCTCATAAGACTGTGTATTTTGACTTCTATactgatgaagatgatgatgtcTTTATACCAGAAGAAGGAGCCCATCATGAAGCTCTTACACAGTTGGAATCATCAGTGGTCTCTATACATGATACACTTAAG GTTGTGTCAGACTATCAGACTCATTATCGTTTACGTGAATCTCACAGTCGCAATCTGATAGAACATGTGTGGGAGAGAGTGCAGCTGTGGTCAATAGGAGAGACGgttattattgttgtagttTCAGTAGGACAAGTCATCATTCTTAGGCGTTTTTTTCCTGATCGACGTACAGGGATATAA